In a genomic window of Wyeomyia smithii strain HCP4-BCI-WySm-NY-G18 chromosome 1, ASM2978416v1, whole genome shotgun sequence:
- the LOC129734025 gene encoding uncharacterized protein LOC129734025 isoform X2 has translation MDAKAVTVLRGSFGAPWEEHCQQGLERAMGYERCDYYGFVPQGLIGSDGYSAIASVFGAGETFCCGGICTYCYYYTPGNEAIDQAASRIFTPALQLSNYRAFWSDEQMLQRSNIFDPFATAARCVACPSMMQICQGC, from the exons ATGGATGCAAAAGCAG TAACCGTGCTTCGAGGCAGCTTCGGTGCTCCATGGGAGGAACATTGTCAACAAGGCTTAGAACGTGCAATGGGCTATGAGCGCTGTGATTACTACGGTTTCGTCCCCCAGGGTTTAATCGGCTCTGACGGATACTCGGCTATAGCG AGCGTCTTCGGAGCTGGAGAGACGTTTTGTTGCGGAGGAATTTGCACCTACTGTTATTATTACACGCCGGGAAATGAAGCTATCGATCAGGCAGCAAGTAGAATTTTCACACCTGCACTGCAGCTCAGTAATTACAGAGCTTTTTGGAGTGATGAGCAAATGTTGCAACGGAGCAATATTTTCGACCCGTTTGCAACCGCAGCTAGATGTGTTGCGTGTCCATCGATGATGCAAATTTGCCAAGGATGTTAA
- the LOC129734025 gene encoding uncharacterized protein LOC129734025 isoform X1: MKVTIISFLLVTVLRGSFGAPWEEHCQQGLERAMGYERCDYYGFVPQGLIGSDGYSAIASVFGAGETFCCGGICTYCYYYTPGNEAIDQAASRIFTPALQLSNYRAFWSDEQMLQRSNIFDPFATAARCVACPSMMQICQGC, encoded by the exons ATGAAAGTAACCATAATTTCGTTCCTACTAGTAACCGTGCTTCGAGGCAGCTTCGGTGCTCCATGGGAGGAACATTGTCAACAAGGCTTAGAACGTGCAATGGGCTATGAGCGCTGTGATTACTACGGTTTCGTCCCCCAGGGTTTAATCGGCTCTGACGGATACTCGGCTATAGCG AGCGTCTTCGGAGCTGGAGAGACGTTTTGTTGCGGAGGAATTTGCACCTACTGTTATTATTACACGCCGGGAAATGAAGCTATCGATCAGGCAGCAAGTAGAATTTTCACACCTGCACTGCAGCTCAGTAATTACAGAGCTTTTTGGAGTGATGAGCAAATGTTGCAACGGAGCAATATTTTCGACCCGTTTGCAACCGCAGCTAGATGTGTTGCGTGTCCATCGATGATGCAAATTTGCCAAGGATGTTAA